A stretch of Deltaproteobacteria bacterium DNA encodes these proteins:
- a CDS encoding steroid 3-ketoacyl-CoA thiolase, which translates to MAEAVIVEALRTPIARGKIGKGDLSGFHAAQLLGLVQRAVVDKAGIAPREVEQIFGGCVTQAGEQSNNITRHAWLGAVRDDYSTAGTTIDVQCGSGQQANNLVNALIKGGSIDCGIACGIELMSHVGLGANVMNGPGFFIPPGFTWDEPLSQFIAVERIAKKWGITRDEADAFALRSQELAAKAAAAGHFAREIMPIDAPVVGDDGKATGATQRVTADQGIRPTTREGLAALKPVQPDGIHTPGNSSQVSDGAAALLYMSAEKARAHGLRPRARIKHDVVVGADPATILEGPIDATRRILAKSKLSLRDIDLFECNEAFAAVVLAWQRAFPEIDPARVNVNGGAIALGHPVGATGSRLIVSALHELERTGKRTALVTMCCGAAVGTATIIERA; encoded by the coding sequence ATGGCAGAAGCAGTCATCGTCGAAGCGCTGCGCACGCCAATCGCGCGCGGGAAGATCGGCAAGGGCGATCTCTCGGGTTTTCACGCGGCGCAGCTGCTCGGACTCGTGCAGCGCGCGGTCGTCGACAAGGCGGGCATCGCGCCGCGCGAGGTCGAGCAGATCTTCGGCGGCTGCGTCACGCAGGCCGGCGAGCAGAGCAACAACATCACGCGCCACGCGTGGCTCGGCGCCGTGCGCGACGACTACTCGACTGCGGGCACCACGATCGACGTGCAGTGCGGCTCGGGGCAGCAGGCGAACAATCTCGTCAATGCGCTCATCAAGGGCGGCTCGATCGACTGCGGCATCGCGTGCGGCATCGAGCTGATGAGCCACGTCGGCCTCGGCGCCAACGTGATGAACGGCCCCGGCTTCTTCATTCCGCCGGGCTTCACATGGGACGAGCCGCTCTCGCAGTTCATCGCCGTGGAGCGCATCGCCAAGAAGTGGGGCATCACGCGCGACGAGGCGGATGCGTTCGCGCTGCGCTCGCAAGAGCTCGCCGCGAAGGCCGCCGCCGCGGGTCACTTCGCGCGCGAGATCATGCCAATCGATGCGCCCGTGGTCGGTGACGACGGCAAGGCGACCGGCGCGACGCAGCGGGTAACCGCCGACCAGGGCATTCGCCCGACGACGCGCGAGGGACTCGCGGCGCTGAAGCCCGTGCAACCCGACGGCATCCACACGCCGGGCAACTCGTCGCAGGTTTCCGACGGCGCCGCCGCGCTGCTCTACATGAGCGCCGAGAAGGCGCGCGCTCACGGCCTGCGCCCGCGCGCGCGCATCAAGCACGACGTCGTCGTCGGCGCCGATCCCGCGACGATCCTCGAAGGCCCGATCGACGCGACGCGCCGCATCCTCGCGAAGAGCAAGCTGTCGCTGCGCGACATCGATCTGTTCGAGTGCAACGAGGCCTTCGCCGCGGTCGTGCTCGCGTGGCAGCGCGCGTTCCCGGAGATCGACCCCGCGCGCGTCAACGTGAACGGCGGCGCGATCGCGCTCGGCCACCCCGTCGGCGCGACGGGCTCGCGCCTCATCGTGAGTGCGCTGCACGAGCTCGAGCGCACGGGCAAGCGCACGGCGCTCGTCACGATGTGCTGCGGAGCCGCGGTCGGCACCGCCACGATCATCGAGAGAGCCTGA
- a CDS encoding SDR family NAD(P)-dependent oxidoreductase — translation MSVLAGKVALVTGAGSGLGRVEALELARQGAAVVVNDLGTTLDGQGTSDAPAREVVREIEAAGGKAIAAFGDVADFAQSERLVRAAVDAFGDLNILVNNAGFTRDGMIQKMSEEQWDSVMRVHAKGHFCMIRHTMSYWRDRQRAGQAVYGRIISTASDSFMMGQLGQPNYAAAKAAITHLTLSAARECQRMGATANVILPRARTRMTMASTWAAMYEKPASGFDTYAPENIGPVIAWIASPHAANVSGNLIQMWGKHVRIYAAPKPSLDHEHDVPWTVDELQKVLGPFFATRKPVDDSFALPLA, via the coding sequence ATGTCCGTCCTAGCCGGCAAGGTCGCACTTGTTACGGGCGCGGGCTCCGGCCTCGGGCGCGTCGAAGCGCTCGAGCTCGCGCGCCAAGGCGCCGCGGTCGTGGTGAACGACCTCGGCACCACGCTCGACGGCCAGGGCACGAGCGACGCGCCGGCGCGCGAAGTGGTGCGCGAGATCGAGGCCGCGGGCGGGAAGGCGATCGCGGCGTTCGGCGACGTCGCGGACTTCGCGCAGAGCGAGCGCCTCGTGCGTGCCGCCGTCGACGCGTTCGGCGATCTCAACATCCTCGTCAACAATGCCGGCTTCACGCGCGACGGCATGATCCAGAAGATGAGCGAGGAGCAGTGGGACTCGGTGATGCGCGTTCATGCGAAGGGCCACTTCTGCATGATTCGCCACACGATGTCGTACTGGCGCGATCGCCAGAGAGCGGGTCAGGCGGTGTACGGCCGCATCATCAGCACCGCGTCCGATTCGTTCATGATGGGGCAGCTCGGGCAGCCGAATTACGCGGCGGCGAAGGCCGCGATCACGCACCTGACACTCTCCGCCGCGCGCGAGTGTCAGCGCATGGGCGCGACGGCGAACGTGATCCTGCCGCGCGCGCGCACGCGCATGACGATGGCTTCGACCTGGGCCGCGATGTACGAGAAGCCCGCCAGCGGCTTCGACACCTACGCGCCCGAGAACATCGGCCCCGTGATCGCGTGGATCGCGTCGCCGCACGCCGCGAACGTGAGCGGCAACCTGATCCAGATGTGGGGCAAGCACGTGCGCATCTACGCCGCGCCGAAGCCCTCGCTCGACCACGAGCACGACGTGCCGTGGACGGTGGACGAGCTGCAAAAGGTGTTGGGGCCGTTCTTCGCGACGAGGAAGCCGGTGGACGATTCGTTCGCGCTCCCGTTGGCATGA
- a CDS encoding TIGR03617 family F420-dependent LLM class oxidoreductase, producing MQVFAAVDDVRMPLAAMPAHAQRAERLWFDGLIVPEAVYDAIPAATLALASTKRLRVATGVIVAFARSPMLVAQDAWALAQLSGGRFSLGLGPQVKGNVEGRFGMPWSAPAARMRDYVGALRACFEAFQTGRPLAYASASYSLARMQPFFKPDALPPEHARIPIWLGAIGPLMTRVAGEVADCVIAHPTNSSPAYLRDAMRPKLAEGAGRAGREAREIAVIANPMVATGADTASVAKEREAAREVLAFTFSTPAYWGTLEHHGWGGVGRALLERTRANEWGALRALISDEMLDVLVPSAGYGEIAALIRARYAGIAEGISLRMPADPAHDAAFARVVEALRGA from the coding sequence TTGCAAGTCTTCGCCGCCGTCGACGACGTGCGCATGCCGCTCGCGGCGATGCCGGCACACGCGCAGCGCGCGGAGCGATTATGGTTCGACGGGCTGATCGTTCCCGAGGCGGTGTACGACGCGATTCCCGCCGCGACCCTCGCCCTCGCGAGCACCAAGCGGCTGCGCGTCGCGACGGGCGTGATCGTCGCGTTCGCGCGCAGCCCGATGCTCGTGGCGCAGGATGCCTGGGCGCTCGCTCAGTTATCGGGCGGCCGCTTCTCGCTCGGGCTCGGTCCGCAGGTGAAGGGCAACGTCGAGGGGCGCTTCGGCATGCCGTGGAGCGCGCCGGCTGCGCGCATGCGCGACTACGTCGGCGCGCTGCGCGCGTGCTTCGAGGCATTCCAAACCGGGAGGCCGCTCGCGTACGCGAGCGCTTCGTACTCACTCGCGCGCATGCAGCCGTTCTTCAAGCCCGACGCGCTGCCTCCCGAGCACGCGCGCATCCCGATCTGGCTCGGCGCGATCGGGCCCCTCATGACTCGCGTCGCAGGCGAAGTCGCGGACTGCGTGATCGCGCATCCCACGAATTCGTCGCCCGCGTATCTGCGCGACGCGATGCGACCGAAGCTCGCGGAGGGCGCGGGGCGCGCGGGGCGAGAGGCGCGGGAGATCGCGGTGATCGCGAATCCGATGGTGGCGACCGGGGCCGACACGGCTTCCGTCGCGAAGGAGCGCGAGGCCGCGCGCGAGGTGCTCGCCTTCACGTTCTCGACGCCCGCTTATTGGGGAACGCTCGAGCACCACGGCTGGGGCGGCGTCGGCCGCGCGCTGCTCGAAAGGACGCGCGCGAACGAATGGGGTGCGCTGCGCGCGCTCATCTCGGACGAGATGCTCGACGTGCTCGTTCCGAGCGCTGGTTACGGCGAGATCGCCGCGCTGATCCGCGCGCGCTACGCGGGCATCGCGGAGGGCATCAGCCTGCGCATGCCGGCGGACCCGGCGCACGATGCCGCGTTCGCTCGAGTCGTGGAGGCTCTGCGGGGCGCCTGA
- a CDS encoding OB-fold domain-containing protein — translation MARPIEPALTAPHKLSYTYKRSLGPVLGRFFTALRDRQILGVRRADGSVLVPPKEYDPESAEALTELVPVKETGVVKSWAWVQTPRRQQPLQRPFAYALIQLDGASTPLVHVVDAGSASAMKTGMRVRARWAENRVGAITDIAAFVPEA, via the coding sequence ATGGCGCGTCCCATCGAGCCGGCGCTGACGGCGCCGCACAAGCTCTCGTACACGTACAAGCGCTCGCTCGGTCCGGTGCTCGGGAGGTTCTTCACGGCGCTGCGCGATCGGCAGATCCTCGGCGTGCGGCGCGCGGACGGCTCGGTGCTGGTGCCGCCGAAGGAGTACGACCCCGAGAGCGCGGAGGCGCTGACGGAGCTCGTGCCCGTGAAGGAGACGGGCGTCGTGAAGAGCTGGGCGTGGGTGCAGACGCCGCGCAGGCAGCAGCCGCTGCAGCGCCCCTTCGCCTACGCGCTGATCCAACTCGACGGCGCCTCGACGCCGCTCGTGCACGTGGTCGACGCCGGCAGCGCGAGCGCGATGAAGACCGGCATGCGCGTGCGCGCGCGCTGGGCCGAGAACCGCGTCGGTGCGATCACCGACATCGCAGCGTTCGTGCCGGAGGCCTGA
- a CDS encoding Zn-ribbon domain-containing OB-fold protein, protein MADTKATDPNAPVEVMLAPVELDYTYSAGQSASRFLRAIAQGKLLGQRCPVDGRVYFPTRGSCPQHGVVIDGEPVELKDAGTLVTYSIVRVPSQNIPLQLPYISAQIQLDGANTVLMHLVNCKLEDVHMGMRVRAVWKPREEWTTSVGNILYFEPNGEPDAPYDSYKEHI, encoded by the coding sequence ATGGCGGACACGAAAGCAACCGATCCGAACGCGCCCGTCGAGGTGATGCTGGCGCCGGTCGAGCTCGACTACACGTACTCCGCGGGCCAGAGCGCGTCGCGCTTCCTGCGCGCGATCGCGCAGGGCAAGCTGTTAGGGCAGCGCTGCCCGGTCGACGGGCGCGTCTACTTTCCGACGCGCGGCTCGTGCCCGCAGCACGGCGTCGTGATCGACGGAGAGCCGGTCGAGCTGAAGGACGCCGGCACGCTCGTCACGTACTCGATCGTGCGCGTCCCGAGCCAGAACATCCCGCTGCAGCTGCCGTACATCAGCGCGCAGATCCAGCTCGACGGTGCGAACACCGTCCTCATGCACCTCGTGAACTGCAAGCTCGAGGACGTGCACATGGGCATGCGCGTGCGCGCGGTGTGGAAGCCGCGCGAGGAGTGGACGACGTCCGTCGGCAACATCCTCTACTTCGAGCCAAACGGTGAGCCCGACGCACCCTACGACTCGTACAAGGAGCACATCTGA
- a CDS encoding thiolase domain-containing protein, which produces MRDVAVVGFVQSPSMRREPDRNEVEILIPVMAELKKSVGITNDQLDFVCSGSSDYLAGQSFAFIAGLDAVGAWPPVSESHVEMDGAWALYEAWVKMQMGYADIAMVYGFGKPSMGDLPLTMALQLDPYSLMPLWPDAVSLAALQARVLLEGGHVSEREMAERAVRDRKNAKANPFAQVKGDFEVEKLLAAPHHVAPLRKHDCAPISDGAAGVILAAGDKARALCKRPAWIKGISHILEPMELGVRDLTRSRSTEIAAQKAGVWRDKLDTAELSAPFTHQEILVERALGLTAKTNINPSGGALAGNPMMAVGLARIGEAAQQIWRGSADRSVAHATSGPCLQQNLVCVLEGN; this is translated from the coding sequence ATGCGCGACGTGGCGGTCGTCGGGTTCGTGCAGTCGCCGTCGATGCGGCGCGAGCCCGATCGCAACGAGGTCGAGATCCTGATCCCGGTGATGGCCGAGCTGAAGAAGAGCGTCGGCATCACGAACGATCAGCTCGACTTCGTGTGCTCGGGCTCGAGTGATTACTTGGCGGGCCAGTCGTTCGCGTTCATCGCGGGCCTCGACGCCGTCGGCGCGTGGCCGCCCGTCTCCGAATCGCACGTCGAGATGGACGGCGCGTGGGCGCTGTACGAGGCGTGGGTGAAGATGCAGATGGGCTACGCCGACATCGCGATGGTGTACGGCTTCGGCAAGCCCTCGATGGGCGACCTGCCGCTGACGATGGCGCTGCAGCTCGACCCCTACTCGCTGATGCCGCTCTGGCCCGACGCCGTTTCGCTCGCCGCGCTGCAGGCGCGCGTGCTGCTCGAAGGCGGGCACGTCTCCGAGCGCGAGATGGCGGAGCGCGCGGTGCGCGATCGCAAGAACGCGAAGGCGAATCCGTTCGCGCAGGTGAAGGGCGACTTCGAGGTGGAGAAGCTGCTCGCGGCGCCGCATCACGTCGCGCCGCTGCGCAAGCACGACTGCGCGCCGATCAGCGACGGCGCCGCGGGGGTCATCCTCGCGGCCGGCGACAAGGCGCGCGCGCTCTGCAAGCGGCCCGCGTGGATCAAGGGCATCTCGCACATCCTCGAGCCGATGGAGCTGGGCGTGCGCGACCTGACCAGGTCGCGTTCCACCGAGATCGCCGCGCAGAAGGCCGGCGTGTGGCGCGACAAGCTGGACACCGCCGAGCTATCGGCGCCGTTCACGCACCAAGAGATCTTGGTGGAGCGTGCGCTCGGGCTCACCGCGAAGACGAACATCAATCCGTCGGGCGGTGCGCTCGCGGGCAATCCGATGATGGCCGTCGGCCTCGCGCGCATCGGCGAGGCGGCGCAGCAGATCTGGCGCGGCAGCGCGGACCGCAGCGTCGCGCACGCGACCTCGGGGCCGTGCCTGCAGCAGAACCTCGTGTGCGTGCTGGAGGGCAACTGA
- a CDS encoding thiolase domain-containing protein, whose protein sequence is MAELCGVIGIGQTKYAPSRKDLSMPGLLREAAERALEDAELTWKDIDAVVIGKAPDMFEGVMMPELFLAEAIGGAYKPMLRVHTAGSVGGSTGIVAASLVQSGVHDRVLTVAYEKQSESNATWALSIGLPFSVATVAGAGGYFAPLVRGYMRRSGAPEDTGIRVAVKDRENALKNPYAHLQIEDISFEKVASSPMLWDPIRYLETCPSSDGACAMVMAREKLAERSSKRVAWVHATEMRSEPTSFSGRDQVMPRATLDNAKSLYKKARITNPRKEIDCAEIYVPFSWFEPMWMEGMLIAEPNQGWRMTYDGATALSGDFPVNMSGGVLSSNPIGASGLIRFAEAALQVRGMAGAHQVDGAKKALGHAYGGGSQYFSTWIVGSAKP, encoded by the coding sequence ATGGCCGAGCTGTGCGGAGTCATCGGCATCGGGCAGACGAAGTACGCGCCCTCGCGCAAAGACCTCTCGATGCCGGGGTTGTTACGGGAAGCGGCGGAGCGCGCGCTCGAAGACGCGGAGCTCACCTGGAAGGACATCGACGCCGTCGTGATCGGGAAGGCGCCCGACATGTTCGAGGGCGTGATGATGCCCGAGCTGTTCCTCGCCGAAGCGATCGGCGGCGCCTACAAGCCGATGCTGCGCGTGCACACCGCCGGCAGCGTGGGCGGCTCGACGGGCATCGTGGCCGCGAGCCTCGTGCAGAGCGGCGTACACGATCGCGTGCTCACCGTGGCGTACGAGAAGCAGAGCGAGTCGAACGCCACCTGGGCGCTCTCGATCGGGCTGCCGTTCAGCGTGGCGACGGTCGCAGGCGCCGGTGGCTACTTCGCGCCGCTCGTCCGCGGCTACATGCGCCGCAGCGGCGCGCCCGAGGACACGGGCATTCGCGTCGCGGTGAAGGATCGCGAGAACGCGCTGAAGAACCCGTACGCGCATCTTCAGATCGAGGACATCAGCTTCGAGAAGGTGGCGAGCTCGCCGATGCTGTGGGACCCGATCCGCTACCTCGAGACGTGTCCGAGCTCCGACGGCGCGTGCGCGATGGTGATGGCGCGCGAGAAGCTCGCCGAGCGCAGCTCGAAGAGAGTGGCGTGGGTGCACGCGACCGAGATGCGCAGCGAGCCCACCTCCTTCAGCGGCCGCGACCAAGTGATGCCGCGCGCGACGCTCGACAACGCGAAGTCGCTCTACAAGAAGGCGCGCATCACGAACCCGCGCAAAGAGATCGACTGCGCGGAGATCTACGTGCCGTTCTCGTGGTTCGAGCCGATGTGGATGGAGGGCATGCTGATCGCCGAGCCGAATCAGGGCTGGCGCATGACCTACGACGGCGCGACGGCGCTCTCGGGCGACTTCCCCGTGAACATGAGCGGCGGCGTGCTCAGCTCGAACCCGATCGGCGCCTCGGGCCTGATCCGCTTCGCCGAAGCCGCTCTGCAAGTGCGCGGCATGGCGGGCGCGCACCAAGTCGACGGGGCGAAGAAGGCGCTCGGACACGCCTACGGCGGCGGCTCGCAGTACTTCAGCACCTGGATCGTGGGCAGCGCGAAGCCGTAG
- a CDS encoding acyl-CoA synthetase — MADLGFWKFAASDPNALALVTPSEQLLTRGELAARGNQVARGLAALGLGTGDVVAVVVENGAAFIELYLACFQTGLYLVPINHHLSGPEIAYIVENSEAKAFVGSARFADAISKAATEFALPAANRFALGRLEGFRPYEELSAGQSAALPEKRTAGAIMNYTSGTTGRPKGVRRPLTGMDPDLIGALFTGFQQMFGVKPEDGNVHITGSPLYHTAVLMFASAAMHLGHSVVLMDKWTPEEMLRLIAKYRVTTSHMVPTQFHRMLQLPADVRAKYDCSSTRAMVHAAAPCPPDVKQKMLAWWGDSIWEYYAATEGGGTIVSPQEWRRKPGTVGKAWANAEVKIFDDDGNECATGATGTVYMLRGQADFEYFKDKDKTEKARRGRYFTVGDIGYLDGDGYLFLCDRKNDMIISGGVNIYPAEIESVFLTHPSVGDVAVFGIPHEEWGEEVKAVVEPAHGVVPGDALSREIFDFLRDRLAKYKTPKSIDYVTEMPRDPNGKLYKRKLRDPYWAGRTRNI; from the coding sequence ATGGCAGACCTCGGATTCTGGAAGTTCGCGGCGAGCGATCCGAACGCGCTCGCGCTCGTCACGCCGTCGGAGCAGCTGCTCACGCGCGGCGAGCTGGCGGCGCGCGGCAATCAGGTGGCGCGCGGGCTCGCGGCGCTCGGGCTCGGCACGGGCGACGTGGTGGCGGTCGTCGTCGAGAACGGCGCGGCCTTCATCGAGCTGTATCTCGCGTGCTTCCAGACCGGGCTCTACTTGGTGCCCATCAACCATCACTTATCAGGGCCCGAGATCGCGTACATCGTGGAGAACTCCGAGGCGAAGGCGTTCGTCGGCAGCGCGCGCTTCGCGGACGCGATCTCGAAGGCGGCGACCGAGTTCGCGTTGCCCGCCGCGAATCGCTTCGCGCTCGGCCGGCTCGAAGGCTTCCGCCCGTACGAAGAGCTCAGCGCGGGGCAGTCGGCCGCGCTGCCGGAGAAGCGCACCGCAGGCGCGATCATGAACTACACGTCGGGCACGACGGGCCGGCCGAAGGGCGTGCGGCGTCCCCTGACAGGGATGGACCCCGACCTGATCGGCGCGCTCTTCACCGGCTTCCAGCAGATGTTCGGCGTGAAGCCCGAGGACGGAAACGTCCACATCACCGGCTCGCCGCTCTATCACACCGCGGTGCTGATGTTCGCATCGGCGGCGATGCATCTCGGCCACAGCGTCGTGCTCATGGACAAGTGGACGCCCGAGGAGATGCTGCGGCTCATCGCGAAGTACCGCGTCACCACGAGCCACATGGTGCCGACGCAGTTCCACCGCATGCTGCAGCTGCCCGCCGACGTGCGCGCGAAGTACGACTGCTCCTCGACGCGCGCGATGGTGCACGCGGCGGCGCCGTGCCCGCCCGACGTGAAGCAGAAGATGCTCGCGTGGTGGGGCGACTCGATCTGGGAGTACTACGCCGCGACGGAAGGCGGCGGCACGATCGTCTCGCCGCAGGAGTGGCGGCGAAAGCCGGGCACCGTCGGCAAGGCGTGGGCGAACGCCGAAGTGAAGATCTTCGACGACGACGGGAACGAGTGCGCGACGGGCGCGACCGGCACGGTCTACATGCTGCGCGGTCAAGCCGACTTCGAGTACTTCAAGGACAAGGACAAGACGGAGAAGGCGCGGCGCGGCCGCTACTTCACCGTGGGCGACATCGGCTACCTCGACGGCGACGGCTACCTGTTCCTGTGCGACCGCAAGAACGACATGATCATCTCGGGCGGCGTGAACATCTATCCCGCCGAGATCGAGTCCGTGTTCCTCACGCACCCGAGCGTCGGCGACGTCGCGGTGTTCGGCATTCCGCACGAGGAGTGGGGCGAGGAGGTGAAGGCGGTCGTCGAGCCCGCGCACGGCGTGGTCCCCGGCGATGCGCTCTCGCGCGAGATTTTCGACTTCCTGCGCGACAGGCTCGCGAAGTACAAGACGCCGAAGAGCATCGACTACGTGACGGAGATGCCGCGCGATCCGAACGGCAAGCTCTACAAGCGCAAGCTGCGCGACCCGTACTGGGCCGGCCGCACGCGCAACATCTGA
- a CDS encoding NUDIX hydrolase encodes MEKPAAPATPRPSGTAVLIRDGAAGLEVLLLHRADKSAHGDWVFPGGKVEPGDIVSGDAGSVGSALRAAIRETQEEAGVDLAGVALPTIARWITPEIRPKRFDTWFFLGALEADRAVVVCNSEMTEHRWLTPGAALDLHHAKEFALAPPQFVTLSWLADFERAERALRELPARPLVTFRPLPLKLEDGMCMLYDGDAGYATRDAFAPGPRHRISVLSSGTRYERG; translated from the coding sequence GTGGAGAAGCCCGCAGCGCCCGCGACCCCGAGGCCCTCCGGCACCGCCGTCCTGATCCGCGACGGCGCCGCCGGGCTCGAGGTGTTGTTGTTGCATCGCGCCGACAAGAGCGCGCACGGCGACTGGGTGTTCCCCGGCGGCAAGGTGGAGCCCGGCGACATCGTGAGCGGCGACGCGGGCTCGGTGGGGTCGGCGCTGCGCGCCGCGATTCGCGAGACGCAGGAAGAAGCGGGAGTCGATCTCGCGGGCGTCGCGTTGCCCACGATCGCGCGTTGGATCACGCCCGAGATTCGCCCGAAGCGCTTCGACACGTGGTTCTTCCTGGGTGCGCTCGAGGCGGACCGCGCGGTCGTCGTATGCAACTCCGAGATGACCGAGCACCGCTGGCTCACGCCCGGCGCCGCGCTCGATCTGCATCACGCGAAGGAGTTCGCGCTCGCGCCGCCGCAGTTCGTGACGCTCTCGTGGCTCGCCGACTTCGAGCGCGCCGAGCGCGCGCTGCGCGAGCTGCCCGCGCGGCCCCTCGTCACGTTCCGCCCGCTGCCGCTGAAGCTCGAGGACGGGATGTGCATGCTCTACGACGGCGACGCGGGCTACGCGACGCGCGACGCGTTCGCGCCCGGCCCGCGTCACCGCATCTCGGTGCTGAGCAGCGGCACGCGCTACGAGCGCGGCTGA
- a CDS encoding cysteine-rich CWC family protein, whose amino-acid sequence MSEAPLDPTRCPLCGEANACGAAAGREECWCFSAQLAPEALARIPERALGVVCICVKCGKAEPAR is encoded by the coding sequence ATGAGCGAGGCGCCGCTCGATCCGACGCGCTGCCCGCTGTGCGGCGAAGCGAACGCGTGCGGCGCCGCAGCGGGGCGCGAGGAGTGCTGGTGCTTCAGCGCGCAGCTCGCGCCCGAAGCGCTCGCGCGCATCCCCGAGCGCGCGCTCGGAGTCGTGTGCATCTGCGTGAAGTGTGGGAAGGCAGAGCCGGCGCGCTGA
- a CDS encoding crotonase/enoyl-CoA hydratase family protein yields the protein MPDPVVLVDREEHVLVVTLNRPEKKNAVNCEVMCRLYDAWVQLDSDPELRVAILTGRGDTFCAGMDLAEIGKMRGGVSDNPYMERVKKEPHVIYGAWLKTYRPNKPVILAAEGFARAGGTEILQGTDIRVAGESAKFGVTEVQRGLFPMAGSAVRLRRQIGYAVAAEMLLAGEDLPARRAYELGLVNHVVADGQALAKAKQIAQRIAENGPLAVKGILATLRETEAMREEDAFAIEQKYGMQVMASQDAAEGPRAFLEKRKPVFRGV from the coding sequence ATGCCGGATCCCGTCGTCCTCGTCGACCGCGAAGAGCACGTCCTCGTGGTCACTCTGAATCGGCCCGAGAAGAAGAACGCCGTCAACTGCGAGGTGATGTGCCGGCTCTACGACGCGTGGGTGCAGCTCGACAGCGATCCGGAGCTGCGCGTCGCGATCCTCACCGGCCGCGGCGACACGTTCTGCGCGGGCATGGATCTCGCCGAGATCGGGAAGATGCGCGGCGGCGTCAGCGACAACCCGTACATGGAGCGCGTGAAGAAGGAGCCGCACGTGATCTACGGCGCGTGGCTGAAGACGTATCGCCCTAACAAGCCGGTGATCCTCGCCGCCGAAGGTTTCGCGCGCGCGGGCGGCACCGAGATTCTGCAGGGCACGGACATTCGCGTCGCGGGCGAGAGCGCGAAGTTCGGCGTGACCGAAGTGCAGCGCGGCCTCTTCCCGATGGCGGGCTCCGCCGTGCGCCTGCGCCGGCAGATCGGCTACGCGGTCGCGGCGGAGATGTTGCTCGCGGGCGAGGACCTGCCCGCGCGGCGCGCCTACGAGCTCGGTCTCGTGAACCACGTCGTCGCCGACGGCCAGGCGCTCGCGAAGGCGAAGCAGATCGCGCAGCGCATCGCCGAGAACGGTCCCCTCGCCGTGAAGGGCATTCTCGCCACGCTGCGCGAAACGGAAGCGATGCGCGAAGAGGATGCGTTCGCGATCGAGCAGAAGTACGGGATGCAGGTGATGGCGTCGCAGGACGCCGCCGAAGGACCGCGCGCGTTCTTGGAGAAGAGGAAGCCGGTGTTTCGCGGCGTGTGA
- a CDS encoding cistern family PEP-CTERM protein: MLGEEQMTQLRLLVLSLALFAAPALAAPVSVQVDHIGQSWSLDYNGIMDVNGVPTVLSGLTATIDFQVVDFFYDASSDASGLVIALDVYNTTDPTIWQRGAVSGIGFDTDPNVIRSWSSVSGYYNRLAFNTTLPTGAGFQVEICLSTKRSSCTGPWAAGNQVGTNVVQSAVVFLAFQGDVTGTGVTLDNFGIRYADLQSAFHGVQAGLGLGVPVAPIPEPASIAAFGLGALLTGASLRRRMRAN, encoded by the coding sequence ATGCTGGGAGAGGAACAGATGACGCAATTGAGGCTTTTGGTGTTGTCGCTTGCGCTGTTCGCGGCGCCGGCGCTCGCCGCGCCGGTTTCGGTGCAGGTCGACCATATCGGTCAGTCCTGGTCGCTCGACTACAACGGCATCATGGACGTGAACGGTGTGCCGACCGTCCTCTCGGGTTTGACGGCGACGATCGACTTCCAAGTGGTCGATTTCTTCTACGACGCGTCGTCGGACGCCTCGGGGCTCGTCATCGCCCTCGATGTCTACAACACGACGGATCCGACCATCTGGCAACGCGGTGCGGTGTCGGGCATCGGGTTCGACACGGACCCGAACGTGATTCGGAGCTGGAGTTCGGTGAGCGGGTACTACAACCGGCTCGCGTTCAACACGACGCTCCCGACTGGCGCCGGGTTTCAGGTCGAGATCTGCCTCAGTACAAAGAGGTCGAGCTGCACCGGGCCGTGGGCGGCCGGGAATCAGGTGGGCACGAACGTCGTGCAGTCCGCGGTTGTGTTCCTCGCGTTCCAAGGCGACGTCACTGGCACTGGAGTGACGCTCGACAACTTCGGCATCCGCTACGCGGACCTGCAGTCGGCGTTCCACGGCGTTCAGGCCGGTCTCGGCCTCGGTGTGCCGGTGGCCCCGATTCCGGAGCCGGCGTCGATCGCGGCCTTCGGCCTCGGCGCTCTGCTGACGGGCGCTTCGCTGCGCCGCCGGATGCGCGCGAACTAG